From the Bacteroidales bacterium genome, the window TTAAGATGGTAGGAATTAGCTTTAATAAATGAAATATGGATAGTTTATTTTCACTGTATTTAATAGCCGGACAAGCACACGGAATCCATGTATAGTTCGATAGTTCGTTTTTAAAAAAATGTTGCTGATGTTTTGAGCAAGCAATAAAAACGTTATGACCCTTGTTTTGAATTCTTTTAATAATGGGTATAACGCGAGCGGCATGCCCCAGTCCCCAATCGAGTGGGCATATTAATACATTTTTTGGTGTTGAAGTTATACCCATATAGCATTAATTCCTGCTTGTTGAATTTTTTTCGCAATATCTTGCATGGTATGGGCATCAATTTTTTGCAAACTGCTAAGCGGTGGAATGCGATCGAGCGAATAAAGCATCACGGCTTTGGGTTGAATTTTTATATATTGATCTATTAAGGCTTCTATTTCGTTATCGGTGGTATTGTCAATTAAAATTCCATTGTAAGTCCCCTTAACAAACATGGTCTGAAGATAAATTTTACCTTGTAAGGTGTATAATTGCTCAAGATATTGACGCAAGTTAAAATTGATAAAAGGCAGGTTAATCGCTTTCATTGTTTGTTCTATGGCAGAATCGAGCTTTAGCACCGGCATATCAATTTTAAAAACAGCTTCTTTAATCGATGGTTCCGAAATGGTGGAGCCATTAGAAAGCAACACGATTTTCTTATTAGGGAAATATCTGTTTTTAAGTTCGATGGTATGATTTACAATATCTAAAAACTCTGGATGAAGTGTTGGCTCCCCATTGCCGGCATAGGTTAATACATCGAGCTGACTATTACTTTCAAAAAGTGTTTTTAAATTTTGTTCCAACACTTCTAAAAATAAGTCTTTGTTAACAAAGGTACCTTGAGGTGTATCGGGATTCCATCCGCATTCGCAATAAATGCAATTATATGAACAGACTTTCGATTGTGTTGGCAATAAATTCATTCCGAGCGAAAAACCAAAGCG encodes:
- a CDS encoding radical SAM protein; this encodes MSILFHDIVYGPIKSRRFGFSLGMNLLPTQSKVCSYNCIYCECGWNPDTPQGTFVNKDLFLEVLEQNLKTLFESNSQLDVLTYAGNGEPTLHPEFLDIVNHTIELKNRYFPNKKIVLLSNGSTISEPSIKEAVFKIDMPVLKLDSAIEQTMKAINLPFINFNLRQYLEQLYTLQGKIYLQTMFVKGTYNGILIDNTTDNEIEALIDQYIKIQPKAVMLYSLDRIPPLSSLQKIDAHTMQDIAKKIQQAGINAIWV